From Carassius auratus strain Wakin unplaced genomic scaffold, ASM336829v1 scaf_tig00021918, whole genome shotgun sequence, a single genomic window includes:
- the LOC113077175 gene encoding uncharacterized protein LOC113077175 gives MDSQREAELQNAARHVVSLLRNALTSESSSPSQMAEGQVQREQVTAGRMIQGQANPGDRVQTTMRLQRPISVASGNSVDQSMARAFPGLFKGRKGFIPTPKKRHARSTPIQFFLLNKSVERTPKASDELLLLQAGLGRRTIIIPEDADHSEISKLLLEMYTKMDSLEGAWMLYKAVGGSGQRKLNIVAPEAEGNTGSYLIKTAGGKGCLYIMLLQNTLDISPLLYSAKEFEKMPKARCAKCFTDMPVQLLAVHVQKCDTDLCIDISDCESEPRDYIQNLEIDTEVPSISTNVEDDHANLRDEFDSSSAVIDVKVPCPVCSALYSEDFIEVHASTCGERIQDRPNIDLEITEQHEDNQNSLTELVSKLKEAIDPTTIFSVCVTREDMFNRGLAQWKRQKKSSPKNPLRVTFIGEPGIDSGALMKEFLTEMMAGIEAKFFEGGNFGKNLKYSITEFQNDNFRTVGEIMAVSITQDGPPPNFFMEWMYNFISTGEINKHQLSKADVTDADLLDLIAKIETADDTALLDLSEGIVACGYTGPLTCERKEDILSAVVLHSCVRILPMLQQMCKGLELYGLHKMVKQNQPLFQPLFVPGHFTKPDADFLTMALLPVLSEVGSVKRQRESRIVNYLQDFIQSLEEEEVSSGRESRGEDDNKKVDETKDRTKENAEQDQITVSSFMQWLTGQGHVPITSAQREKFKIHTEFDHDCQLQYGEHNLCYPLVNACSCTVTLPTRHLGTYTEFLDIMRQAVSNSREFGRS, from the exons ATGGATAGTCAAAGAGAG gccGAGTTGCAGAATGCTGCCAGGCACGTTGTGTCCCTTTTACGCAATGCCCTAACTAGTGAGTCAAGCTCACCATCACAGATGG CTGAAGGGCAGGTTCAGAGAGAGCAGGTCACAGCAGGCAGGATGATACAGGGTCAGGCAAACCCTGGTGACAGGGTGCAGACTACAATGAGACTACAGCGGCCCATTAGTGTTGCATCAGGAAATTCAGTGGACCAGAGTATGGCCAG AGCATTCCCTGGTCTGTTCAAGGGACGAAAAGGCTTTATCCCTACTCCTAAAAAAAGGCATGCCAGGTCAACGCCAATCCAGTTTTTCCTCCTAAATAAAAGTGTTGAAAGGACCCCAAAAGCCTCGGATGAGCTGTTACTTTTACAGGCTGGATTAGGACGGAGGACTATTATCATCCCAGAGGATGCTGACCACTCTGAG ATATCGAAGCTATTGTTGGAGATGTATACAAAAATGGACTCATTGGAGGGAGCCTGGATGCTCTATAAAGCTGTTG GCGGATCAGGTCAGCGAAAGCTGAACATTGTTGCGCCGGAAGCTGAAGGAAACACCGGGTCCTATCTCATCAAAACTGCAGGAGGAAAGGGCTGTCTGTATATCATGCTTCTACAGAATACTCTAGACATCTCTCCTTTACTGTACTCCGCAAAAGAGTTTGAGAAAATGCCGAAAGCACGATGCGCTAAATGTTTCACAGATATGCCTGTTCAGCTGCTCGCAGTGCACGTCCAGAAGTGCGATACAGACCTGTGTATTGACATCAGTGATTGTGAATCA GAGCCTAGAGATTACATACAGAATCTAGAGATTGATACAGAAGTGCCTTCTATTTCCACAAACGTTGAGGATGATCATGCCAAT TTAAGggatgagtttgattcttcttCAGCAGTGATTGATGTCAAG GTACCTTGTCCTGTGTGTTCTGCCTTGTATTCAGAAGACTTCATTGAAGTACATGCTAGTACCTGTGGGGAAAG AATTCAAGATAGACCAAACATAGATTTGGAAATTACAGAACAACACGAAGACAATCAAAACAG cCTTACAGAATTAGTCAGCAAACTTAAAGAGGCAATAGACCCTACAACCATTTTCAGTGTCTGTGTCACAAGGGAGGACATGTTCAACCGAGGCTTGGCACAATGGAAGCGGCAGAAGAAGTCGTCTCCAAAGAATCCCCTCAGAGTTACTTTCATTGGAGAGCCTGGGATAGACAGTGGTGCTCTTATGAAAGAATTCCTGACCG AAATGATGGCCGGGATTGAGGCAAAATTCTTCGAGGGAGGGAATTTTGGGAAAAATCTGAAGTATTCGATTACAGAATTTCAGAATGACAATTTCAG GACAGTTGGTGAAATAATGGCTGTGAGCATTACACAGGATGGCCCTCCACCTAACTTTTTCATGGAGTGGATGTACAATTTCATCTCTACCGGGGAGATCAATAAACATCAGCTGTCAAAGGCTGATGTAACCGATGCAGACCTGCTAGATCTTATTGCTAAG ATTGAGACCGCAGACGATACAGCCTTACTTGACCTTTCTGAAGGAATTGTAGCATGTGGATACACTGGACCTCTAACGTGTGAGAGAAAGGAGGACATTCTCAG TGCTGTTGTCCTGCATTCTTGTGTGCGAATCCTACCAATGCTTCAGCAGATGTGCAAAGGATTAGAGCTCTATGGCCTCCATAAAATGGTGAAACAAAATCAGCCTTTATTTCAGCCTTTATTTGTTCCTGGCCATTTCACAAAA CCTGATGCAGATTTTCTCACGATGGCCCTGTTACCCGTTTTAAGTGAGGTGGGTTCGGTAAAGCGGCAGAGAGAATCAAGAATTGTGAACTACTTACAGGACTTCATTCAAAGCCTTGAAGAAG AAGAAGTGAGCAGTGGTAGGGAGAGCAGAGGTGAGGACGACAACAAAAAGGTAGATGAAACCAAGGACCGTACAAAAGAAAACGCAGAACAAGACCAGATCACCGTCAGCAGCTTCATGCAGTGGCTTACTGGTCAGGGACATGTTCCCATTACGTCTGCACAAagagaaaaatttaaaatacacACAGAATTTGATCATGACTGTCAGCTACAATATGGTGAGCACAATTTATGCTACCCTCTTGTAAATGCATGTTCCTGTACTGTGACCTTGCCTACTAGGCACCTAGGGACTTACACGGAGTTCCTCGACATTATGAGGCAGGCTGTGAGCAATAGCAGAGAATTCGGTCGTTCATGA
- the LOC113077178 gene encoding zinc finger protein 85-like — MFLWASLLKKHLKVHAKKPHSCHLCGKSFLHVQSLKEHQKIHTDVREYMCSECEKTFSSVSSLKRHERIHTGEKPYKCSQCDKRFSVSSSVKTHERIHTGEKPYKCSRCDKRFSQISSLKTHKRIHTGAKPYKCSQCDKRFSVSSSLKTHERIHTGEKPYKCSHCDKRFSRLIELKTHEMIHTGEKPYKCSHCDKRFSVSSSLKTHERIHTGEKPYKCSHCDKRFSVSTNLMTHERIHTGEKPYKCSHCDKRFSVSTNLITHERNYTGEKPYKCSHCDKRFRVSSSLITHERIHTGEKPYKCSHCDKRFSVSTNLITHERIHTGEKPYKCSQCDKRFSVSSSLKTHERIHTGAKPYKCSQCD, encoded by the coding sequence atgtttttatgggcttcacttctgaagaaacacttgaaagttcatgcaaagaaaccacattcatgtcatttgtgtggtaaGAGTTTTTTGCAtgtacaaagtttaaaagaacatcagaaaatacatactgatgtgagagagtacatgtgctctgagtgtgagaagacttttaGTTCAGTGAGCAGTTTAAAACGgcacgagaggatccacactggagagaaaccttacaagtgttcacaatgtgacaagagattcagtgtgtcatcaagtgtgaaaacacatgagaggatccacactggagagaaaccttacaagtgttcacgctgtgacaagagattcagtcagatatcaagtctgaaaacacacaagaggatccacactggagcgaaaccttacaagtgttcacaatgtgacaagagattcagtgtgtcatcaagtctgaaaacacatgagaggatccacactggagagaaaccttacaagtgttcacactgtgacaagagattcagtcggttaatagagctgaaaacacatgagatgattcacactggagagaaaccttacaagtgttcacactgtgacaagagattcagtgtgtcatcaagtctgaaaacacatgagaggatccacactggagagaaaccttacaagtgttcacactgtgacaagagatttagTGTGTCAACAAATCTGAtgacacatgagaggatccacactggagagaaaccttacaagtgttcacactgtgacaagagatttagTGTGTCAACAAATCTGATAACACATGAGAGGAAttacactggagagaaaccttacaagtgttcacactgtgacaagagattcagggTGTCATCAAGTCTgataacacatgagaggatccacactggagagaaaccttacaagtgttcacactgtgacaagagatttagTGTGTCAACAAATCTgataacacatgagaggatccacactggagagaaaccttacaagtgttcacaatgtgacaagagattcagtgtgtcatcaagtctgaaaacacatgagaggatccacactggagcgaaaccttacaagtgttcacaatgtgactag